Proteins co-encoded in one Sulfuricystis thermophila genomic window:
- a CDS encoding amino acid ABC transporter substrate-binding protein produces MKRTLTLGLTLAAALAFAQPAAADTLAKIKSTGSVTMGVRESSGGLSFTVGDGKFAGFHVELCERALHDIQKQLGLPKLEIKYQPVTSQNRIPLMQNGTIDIECGSTTNNMARQKDVAFAVTTYVEEVRVAVKADSGINSLADLNGRTVATTTGTTSVQHLRKHERAHGIDFKEVYGKDHADSFLLLDGGRADAFVMDGQILAGNIAKSKNPADFKFLSEVLSVEPIAIMMRKDDPAFKKAVDDSLKALMKSGEIAKIYDKYFMQPIPPANKPIGLPASEATKAAWANPNDKPMEEYAKK; encoded by the coding sequence ATGAAAAGAACCCTTACGCTCGGTTTAACCCTCGCCGCCGCCCTCGCCTTTGCCCAACCCGCCGCGGCCGACACGCTTGCCAAGATCAAATCCACCGGCAGTGTCACGATGGGCGTGCGCGAATCCTCCGGCGGATTGTCCTTCACCGTCGGCGACGGCAAGTTCGCCGGTTTCCACGTCGAGCTGTGCGAACGCGCCCTGCACGACATCCAGAAGCAGCTCGGACTGCCGAAGCTGGAAATCAAATACCAGCCGGTCACCTCGCAAAACCGCATTCCGCTGATGCAAAACGGCACCATCGACATCGAGTGCGGCTCGACCACCAACAATATGGCGCGCCAGAAGGACGTCGCCTTCGCCGTCACCACCTATGTCGAAGAAGTGCGCGTCGCCGTCAAGGCCGATTCGGGCATCAATTCGCTGGCCGACCTGAACGGCCGCACGGTGGCCACGACGACCGGCACGACCTCGGTGCAGCATCTGCGCAAGCACGAACGTGCCCATGGCATCGACTTCAAGGAGGTGTATGGCAAGGATCACGCCGACAGCTTCCTGCTGCTCGATGGTGGCCGCGCCGACGCCTTCGTGATGGACGGCCAGATCCTCGCCGGCAACATCGCCAAATCGAAGAACCCGGCCGACTTCAAGTTCCTCAGCGAGGTGCTTTCCGTCGAGCCGATCGCGATCATGATGCGCAAGGACGATCCGGCCTTCAAGAAAGCCGTCGACGACAGCCTGAAGGCGCTGATGAAGTCCGGCGAGATCGCCAAAATCTACGACAAGTACTTCATGCAGCCGATTCCGCCGGCCAACAAGCCGATCGGTCTGCCCGCCTCCGAGGCCACCAAGGCCGCCTGGGCCAACCCCAACGACAAGCCGATGGAAGAGTACGCCAAGAAATAA
- a CDS encoding amino acid ABC transporter permease, whose translation MNWEWQVFCKNTLDGEVMPRCFGSGGEITYLDWMLSAWGWTLSVSLLALLVALLFGSLMGILRTTPHRGLVLFGTAWTELFRNIPLLVQIFLWYHVLPALIPPLRAVPSFLLVVMGLGLFTSARISEQVRAGIQSLSRGQRMAGLALGFTLPQTYRYVLLPVAFRIIIPPLTSESMNIIKNSSVAFAVSISELTMFALQA comes from the coding sequence TTGAACTGGGAATGGCAGGTCTTTTGCAAAAATACCCTCGACGGTGAGGTGATGCCGCGCTGCTTCGGCAGCGGCGGCGAGATCACCTATCTCGACTGGATGCTCTCCGCCTGGGGATGGACGCTGTCCGTCTCGCTGCTCGCCCTGCTGGTGGCGCTGTTGTTCGGTTCGCTGATGGGGATTCTGCGCACCACGCCGCACCGCGGCCTGGTGCTTTTCGGCACCGCGTGGACGGAGTTGTTCCGCAACATCCCGCTCCTGGTGCAGATCTTCCTCTGGTATCACGTGCTGCCCGCGCTGATTCCCCCTTTGCGCGCAGTACCCAGCTTCCTGCTGGTCGTGATGGGGCTGGGGCTGTTTACCTCGGCGCGTATCTCCGAGCAGGTGCGCGCCGGCATCCAGTCGCTCTCGCGCGGCCAGCGCATGGCGGGGCTGGCACTCGGTTTCACACTGCCGCAGACCTACCGGTATGTGCTGCTACCAGTGGCTTTCCGCATCATCATCCCGCCGCTGACCAGCGAGTCGATGAACATCATCAAGAACTCGTCGGTCGCCTTCGCGGTGAGCATTTCCGAGCTCACCATGTTCGCCCTGCAGGCGTAG
- a CDS encoding amino acid ABC transporter permease, whose protein sequence is MLNLDFSFLTTEVLSAYVVKGFLFSLQLTFVAMVGGIILGTLLALMRLSGRSWLVMPAAAYVNTMRSIPLVMVILWFFLLIPLITGRPLGAEMSALITFTLFEAAYYSEIMRAGIQSIPRGQIFAGYALGMTYGQTMRLVVLPQAFRNMLPVLLTQTIILFQDTSLVYAIGAYDLLKGFELVGKNFNRPVETYLVAALLYFVISFSLSTLVKRLQVRISIIR, encoded by the coding sequence ATGCTCAATCTCGATTTCAGCTTCCTGACTACGGAAGTGCTCTCCGCCTATGTCGTCAAGGGTTTCCTGTTCTCGCTGCAACTGACCTTCGTCGCCATGGTCGGCGGCATCATCCTTGGCACCCTGCTAGCGCTGATGCGCCTGTCCGGACGCTCCTGGCTGGTGATGCCCGCGGCCGCCTACGTCAATACCATGCGCAGCATTCCGCTGGTGATGGTCATCCTCTGGTTCTTTCTGCTCATCCCGCTGATCACCGGCCGGCCACTGGGCGCCGAGATGTCGGCGCTGATCACCTTCACGCTGTTCGAGGCCGCCTACTATTCCGAAATCATGCGCGCTGGCATCCAGAGCATCCCGCGCGGCCAAATCTTCGCCGGTTATGCGCTTGGCATGACCTACGGACAAACGATGCGCCTCGTCGTGCTGCCGCAGGCATTCCGTAACATGCTGCCGGTGCTGCTGACCCAGACCATCATCCTGTTCCAGGATACCTCCCTCGTCTACGCGATTGGCGCCTACGACCTGCTCAAAGGCTTCGAGCTGGTCGGCAAGAATTTCAACCGTCCGGTCGAAACCTACCTCGTGGCGGCGCTGCTGTATTTCGTCATCAGCTTCTCTCTGTCGACCCTGGTCAAGCGCCTGCAGGTCCGCATCTCCATCATCCGGTGA
- a CDS encoding amino acid ABC transporter ATP-binding protein: MIEIRNVSKWYGQFQVLTDCSTKIEKGEVVVVCGPSGSGKSTLIKCVNGLESFQQGEVIVNGISVGDPKTNLSKLRAHVGMVFQHFELFPHLTITENLEIGQVKVLGRSRDEARERGLKLLDRVGLRSQAAKYPGQLSGGQQQRVAIARALAMDPICMLFDEPTSALDPEMINEVLDVMVELATEGMTMMVVTHEMGFARKVAHRVIFMDQGRIIEDTSKEAFFGTPRSERAQLFLSKILGH, translated from the coding sequence ATGATCGAAATTCGCAACGTCAGCAAGTGGTACGGCCAATTCCAGGTGCTCACCGACTGCAGCACCAAGATCGAAAAGGGCGAGGTGGTTGTCGTCTGTGGCCCTTCCGGCTCGGGCAAGTCGACGCTGATCAAGTGCGTGAATGGCCTCGAATCATTCCAACAGGGCGAGGTGATCGTCAATGGCATCTCCGTCGGCGACCCCAAGACCAATCTTTCCAAGCTGCGCGCGCATGTCGGCATGGTGTTCCAGCACTTCGAACTGTTTCCGCATCTGACCATCACCGAGAATCTGGAAATCGGTCAGGTCAAGGTGCTCGGCCGCAGCCGCGATGAAGCCCGCGAGCGTGGCCTCAAGCTGCTCGACCGGGTCGGCCTGCGCTCGCAGGCCGCGAAATATCCCGGCCAGCTTTCCGGCGGCCAGCAGCAGCGCGTCGCGATCGCCCGCGCGCTGGCGATGGACCCGATCTGCATGCTGTTCGACGAGCCGACCTCGGCGCTCGATCCGGAAATGATCAATGAGGTGCTCGATGTGATGGTCGAACTGGCCACCGAAGGCATGACCATGATGGTGGTCACCCATGAGATGGGTTTCGCGCGCAAGGTCGCCCACCGCGTGATCTTCATGGATCAGGGCCGCATCATCGAGGACACCAGCAAGGAAGCCTTCTTCGGCACGCCGCGCTCGGAACGCGCGCAACTGTTCCTTTCCAAGATCCTCGGCCACTGA
- a CDS encoding MerR family transcriptional regulator, whose product MATPARPKAELPPIPAKRYFTIGEVSELCGVKPHVLRYWEQEFTQLKPVKRRGNRRYYQHHEVLLVRRIRQLLYEEGFTISGARNRLDESGDKTAAPHAVPKAESFSLRAELLGIIELLRV is encoded by the coding sequence ATGGCAACGCCCGCCCGGCCCAAGGCTGAGCTGCCGCCGATTCCGGCGAAGCGCTACTTCACCATCGGTGAAGTCAGCGAATTGTGTGGCGTCAAGCCGCATGTGCTGCGCTACTGGGAGCAGGAGTTCACCCAGCTCAAACCGGTGAAAAGGCGCGGCAACCGGCGCTATTACCAGCATCACGAAGTGCTGCTGGTGCGGCGCATCCGTCAGTTGCTCTACGAAGAAGGCTTCACGATCAGCGGCGCCCGCAACCGCCTCGACGAGAGCGGCGACAAGACGGCAGCGCCCCATGCCGTGCCAAAGGCGGAAAGTTTTTCGTTGCGTGCCGAACTGCTCGGCATCATCGAGCTGCTGCGCGTCTGA
- a CDS encoding integration host factor subunit alpha, producing the protein MTMTKAELADLLFEKVGLNKREAKDMVEAFFEEVRTALEQGEGVKLSGFGNFQLRDKPQRPGRNPKTGEEIPISARRVVTFHASHKLKSIVEAATHGNARPAQG; encoded by the coding sequence ATGACGATGACGAAGGCGGAGCTGGCAGACCTGCTGTTCGAAAAGGTCGGCCTGAACAAGCGTGAAGCGAAGGACATGGTCGAAGCCTTCTTCGAGGAAGTCCGCACCGCGCTCGAACAGGGCGAAGGCGTCAAGCTGTCCGGTTTCGGCAACTTCCAGCTGCGCGACAAGCCGCAGCGACCGGGCCGCAACCCGAAGACGGGCGAGGAAATTCCGATCAGTGCGCGGCGTGTCGTCACTTTTCACGCCAGCCACAAGCTGAAGTCCATCGTCGAGGCGGCCACCCATGGCAACGCCCGCCCGGCCCAAGGCTGA
- the pheT gene encoding phenylalanine--tRNA ligase subunit beta: MQFPESWLRALVDPPLSTTELCNLLTMAGLEVEECRPASAEFSQVVVARILSAEKHPDADRLKLCRVDAGQHGVLQIVCGAPNAAAGLVVPCALVGAKLPGLEIKKAKVRGIESFGMLCSKRELGLADDHGGLMVLPEAAPIGEDLREYLNLDDTLITLKLTPNRADCLSLVGIAREVAALTGAPLSLPVSEPIAPVHDERRRVVLDAPAACPRYCGRIVRGVDAKAPTPEWMKQRIERCGVRSISALVDITNYVMLELGQPLHAFDDAELSGAIHVRYPRPSEQLLLLNGQTVTPSAETALIADDEKALALAGIMGGEHSGIRESTTDLFLESAFFTPAAIAGKARALGFSTDASYRYERGVDFELQRKAIERATQLIVAICGGHPGPIVEAVAPEQLPTRPPVVLRMPRVAQVLGVDLGDSRIEALIRGLGFPFERRGDVLTVSPPSWRFDIAIEEDLIEEIARLHGYDNIPAPPPQARLAMLPLPETRRTPMQVRRLLAERGYHEVVTYSFVPAEWEADFAANAQPVRLANPIASQMGVMRSSLIGGLVGVLAGNLKRQIERVRVFELGRVFFADAQAETGYRQPQRLAFLAAGPVVPEQWGVPRREVDFYDVKGDLEALCAPRRLQFVRSDHPALHPGRSSRVLLDGREVGVLGELHPRWVQRYELGRPPVLCEIELELLLEAPLPSYAEVSRFPAVQRDIALVVPQSCAADELTAALWSAAGDSVREIRLFDVYQGKGIAVGCKSLAFRILMQDTRRTLSDSEADQVIDRLLAAARERCGAVLRS; encoded by the coding sequence ATGCAATTCCCCGAATCCTGGCTGCGCGCCCTCGTCGATCCGCCGCTGTCGACCACGGAGCTGTGTAATCTGTTGACGATGGCCGGCCTCGAGGTCGAGGAGTGCCGTCCTGCCAGCGCCGAGTTTTCGCAGGTCGTCGTCGCACGCATCCTGAGCGCCGAGAAACATCCCGATGCCGACCGGCTGAAGCTGTGCCGTGTCGATGCCGGTCAGCATGGCGTGCTGCAGATCGTCTGCGGTGCCCCGAACGCCGCCGCCGGCCTGGTCGTTCCCTGTGCGCTGGTCGGCGCCAAGCTGCCGGGCCTCGAGATCAAGAAGGCCAAGGTGCGCGGCATCGAGAGTTTCGGCATGCTCTGTTCAAAGCGCGAGCTGGGGCTTGCCGACGATCACGGCGGCCTCATGGTGCTGCCCGAGGCTGCGCCGATCGGCGAGGATCTGCGCGAATATCTGAACCTCGACGACACGCTGATCACCCTGAAGCTCACGCCCAACCGCGCCGACTGTCTGTCGCTGGTCGGCATCGCGCGCGAAGTGGCGGCGCTGACCGGCGCGCCGCTCTCTTTGCCGGTCAGCGAACCGATCGCGCCGGTGCATGACGAGCGCCGCCGCGTCGTGCTCGATGCGCCGGCAGCCTGCCCACGTTATTGCGGGCGCATCGTGCGGGGTGTGGATGCCAAGGCGCCGACGCCCGAGTGGATGAAGCAGCGCATCGAGCGCTGCGGCGTGCGCTCGATTTCCGCCCTCGTCGACATCACCAACTATGTGATGCTCGAACTCGGCCAGCCGCTGCATGCCTTCGACGATGCCGAGCTTTCCGGCGCGATCCATGTGCGCTACCCACGGCCCAGCGAGCAATTGCTGCTGCTCAATGGCCAGACCGTGACACCGAGCGCGGAAACGGCGCTGATCGCCGACGACGAGAAAGCGCTCGCCCTGGCCGGCATCATGGGCGGCGAGCATTCCGGCATCCGTGAGTCGACCACCGACCTGTTCCTCGAATCCGCCTTCTTCACTCCCGCGGCGATCGCCGGCAAGGCGCGTGCGCTGGGCTTTTCCACCGATGCCTCCTATCGCTACGAGCGTGGTGTCGATTTCGAACTGCAGCGCAAGGCGATCGAACGGGCAACACAGCTGATCGTCGCGATCTGCGGCGGACATCCCGGTCCCATCGTCGAGGCCGTGGCGCCCGAGCAGCTGCCGACGCGCCCGCCGGTGGTGCTGCGCATGCCGCGCGTCGCCCAGGTGCTCGGCGTCGACCTGGGCGATTCACGGATCGAGGCGCTGATACGCGGCTTGGGTTTTCCTTTCGAACGTCGGGGCGACGTGCTGACCGTCTCGCCACCGTCCTGGCGTTTCGACATCGCGATCGAGGAAGACCTGATCGAGGAAATCGCCCGCCTGCACGGCTATGACAACATCCCCGCGCCGCCGCCGCAGGCGCGCTTAGCGATGTTGCCGCTGCCCGAGACACGGCGCACGCCGATGCAGGTGCGGCGCCTGCTTGCCGAACGCGGTTACCACGAAGTCGTCACCTACAGCTTCGTGCCGGCGGAATGGGAGGCCGATTTCGCCGCCAACGCTCAGCCCGTGCGCTTGGCCAATCCGATCGCCAGCCAGATGGGGGTGATGCGCTCGAGTCTCATCGGCGGCCTCGTCGGCGTGCTGGCCGGCAATCTCAAGCGCCAGATCGAACGCGTGCGCGTCTTCGAGCTCGGCCGCGTCTTCTTTGCCGATGCGCAGGCGGAAACCGGTTACCGGCAGCCGCAGCGATTGGCCTTCCTCGCCGCCGGGCCCGTGGTGCCGGAGCAATGGGGGGTGCCGCGCAGAGAGGTCGATTTCTACGACGTCAAGGGCGATCTCGAAGCCCTCTGCGCCCCGCGCCGGCTGCAATTCGTCCGCAGCGACCATCCGGCGCTGCATCCGGGCCGCAGCAGCCGTGTGCTACTCGATGGCCGCGAAGTCGGCGTGCTCGGCGAACTCCATCCGCGCTGGGTGCAGCGTTATGAACTCGGCCGTCCGCCCGTGCTGTGCGAAATCGAACTCGAATTGCTGCTCGAGGCGCCGCTGCCGAGTTACGCCGAGGTTTCGCGCTTCCCGGCGGTGCAGCGCGACATCGCGCTGGTCGTGCCGCAAAGCTGCGCGGCCGATGAGCTCACCGCTGCACTCTGGAGCGCAGCCGGCGACAGCGTGCGCGAAATCCGGCTGTTCGATGTCTATCAGGGCAAGGGCATCGCGGTGGGGTGCAAGAGCCTTGCCTTCCGCATCTTGATGCAAGATACTCGCAGGACACTGTCGGACAGCGAGGCCGATCAGGTCATCGACCGCTTGCTGGCGGCAGCGCGAGAACGTTGCGGCGCCGTGTTGCGCAGCTAG
- the pheS gene encoding phenylalanine--tRNA ligase subunit alpha, with translation MDNLEQLVAQATAAFAAADELARLEDVKAAYLGKEGTLTALLKGLGKLPPEERKSAGAAINAAKTQIEAALNARREALKEAQLAAQLEATALDVTLPGRGLPRGTLHPVMRTLERIEQLFRSIGFEVADGPEIETDWHNFTALNTPENHPARSMHDTFYLLDDAGRVREDVLLRTHTSPVQIRTMLAHVEKHKHLDVMPEIRVICPGRVYRVDSDATHSPMFHQVEGLWVGEQVSFADLKGVVADFLRRFFESDALEVRFRPSFFPFTEPSAEIDVAFMSGPMKGRWLEIAGCGMVHPNVLRAGGIDPEKYTGFAFGMGPDRLTMLRYGIDDLRLFFEGDLRFLSQFQ, from the coding sequence ATGGACAATCTGGAACAACTCGTCGCCCAAGCCACAGCCGCCTTTGCGGCAGCGGACGAACTGGCGCGCCTCGAAGATGTCAAAGCGGCCTACCTCGGCAAGGAGGGCACACTGACCGCGCTGCTCAAGGGCCTGGGCAAATTGCCGCCTGAAGAGCGCAAAAGCGCCGGTGCGGCGATCAACGCCGCGAAGACGCAGATCGAAGCAGCACTCAACGCTCGGCGCGAGGCGCTCAAAGAGGCACAGCTCGCGGCGCAGCTCGAAGCCACGGCACTCGACGTCACCCTGCCCGGACGCGGTCTGCCGCGCGGCACCTTGCATCCGGTGATGCGCACGCTCGAACGCATCGAGCAGCTGTTCCGCTCGATCGGCTTCGAAGTCGCCGACGGTCCCGAGATCGAAACCGACTGGCACAATTTCACGGCGCTGAACACGCCCGAGAACCATCCGGCGCGTTCGATGCACGACACGTTTTACCTGCTCGACGATGCCGGCCGCGTGCGCGAGGACGTGCTGCTGCGCACCCACACCAGCCCGGTGCAGATCCGCACGATGCTCGCTCATGTCGAGAAACACAAGCATCTCGATGTCATGCCGGAAATCCGCGTCATCTGCCCCGGCCGTGTCTATCGCGTCGATTCCGATGCCACCCATTCGCCGATGTTTCATCAGGTCGAGGGCTTGTGGGTGGGCGAACAGGTCAGCTTCGCCGATCTCAAGGGCGTCGTTGCCGATTTCCTGCGGCGCTTTTTCGAGAGCGACGCACTCGAGGTGCGCTTTCGGCCGTCTTTCTTTCCTTTCACCGAGCCCTCGGCGGAAATCGACGTCGCCTTCATGAGCGGGCCGATGAAAGGTCGCTGGCTCGAGATCGCCGGCTGCGGCATGGTCCATCCCAACGTGCTGCGCGCCGGCGGCATCGATCCGGAGAAATACACCGGCTTCGCCTTCGGCATGGGCCCGGATCGCCTGACCATGCTGCGCTATGGTATCGACGATCTGCGCCTGTTCTTCGAGGGCGATCTGCGCTTCCTCAGTCAATTCCAATAA
- the rplT gene encoding 50S ribosomal protein L20: protein MPRVKRGVTARARHKKILDAAKGYRGRRKNVYRIAKEAVMKAGQYQYRDRRQRKRQFRALWIARINAGARELGMKYSTLMNGLKKASIEIDRKVLADLAVFDKPAFAALANQAKAHLGS, encoded by the coding sequence ATGCCAAGAGTCAAACGCGGTGTGACGGCGCGCGCGCGCCACAAGAAAATCCTCGACGCGGCCAAGGGCTATCGCGGTCGCCGCAAGAACGTCTATCGCATCGCCAAAGAAGCGGTGATGAAGGCGGGGCAGTATCAATATCGTGACCGCCGCCAGAGAAAGCGTCAGTTCCGCGCCCTGTGGATCGCCCGCATCAATGCCGGAGCGCGCGAGCTGGGCATGAAGTACAGCACGCTGATGAACGGTCTCAAGAAGGCGTCGATCGAGATCGACCGCAAGGTGCTCGCCGATCTGGCCGTGTTCGACAAGCCGGCCTTCGCCGCCCTGGCGAACCAGGCCAAGGCGCACCTCGGCAGCTGA
- the rpmI gene encoding 50S ribosomal protein L35: MPKMKTKSGAAKRFKVRGSGSIKRACAFKRHILTKKSTKVKRQLRGMQTVHESDVKAVRAMLPNA; this comes from the coding sequence ATGCCGAAGATGAAGACGAAGAGTGGTGCCGCCAAGCGCTTCAAGGTGCGCGGCTCGGGTAGCATCAAGCGCGCCTGCGCGTTCAAGCGCCACATCCTCACCAAGAAATCCACCAAGGTGAAGCGCCAGCTGCGCGGCATGCAGACCGTGCACGAGTCGGACGTCAAAGCCGTCCGCGCCATGTTGCCGAACGCTTAA
- the infC gene encoding translation initiation factor IF-3, translated as MAQEKTQRVNEEITVPEIRLIGVDGEQLGIVSVRQALQMAEEAGVDLVEIAPMATPPVCRLMDYGKFKYQEAKRAAEAKKKQKIVEVKEVKFRPGTDENDYQIKMRNVIKFLGEGDKAKITLRFRGREMAHQEIGMRVLERIRNELADRAVVEQFPKMEGRQLIMVLAPSKKQAKPAKEVAAPVQK; from the coding sequence ATCGCCCAGGAAAAGACGCAGCGCGTCAACGAAGAAATCACAGTCCCCGAAATCCGTTTGATCGGGGTCGACGGTGAGCAGCTTGGCATCGTGTCCGTTCGTCAGGCGCTGCAAATGGCGGAAGAGGCGGGCGTCGACCTGGTCGAAATCGCGCCGATGGCCACCCCGCCGGTCTGTCGCCTGATGGATTACGGCAAGTTCAAGTATCAGGAAGCGAAGCGCGCCGCCGAGGCCAAGAAGAAGCAGAAGATCGTCGAGGTCAAGGAAGTCAAGTTCCGTCCCGGAACCGACGAGAACGACTACCAGATCAAGATGCGCAACGTCATCAAGTTTCTCGGCGAGGGCGACAAGGCGAAGATCACCTTGCGCTTTCGTGGCCGCGAGATGGCGCACCAGGAGATCGGCATGCGCGTGCTGGAACGCATCCGTAACGAACTCGCCGACCGGGCCGTGGTGGAGCAGTTTCCGAAGATGGAAGGGCGTCAGTTGATCATGGTGCTGGCGCCGTCGAAGAAGCAGGCGAAACCCGCCAAGGAAGTGGCGGCGCCAGTGCAGAAGTAG
- the thrS gene encoding threonine--tRNA ligase yields the protein MPVITLPDGSQRSFVEPPTVAEVAASIGAGLAKAALAGKVDGKLVDTSYRIDHDARLAIVTDKDPEGVEILRHSTAHLLAYALKELIPEAQVTIGPVIENGFYYDFACRPLTPEDLVAIEKRMTELAKKDFPVTREVWPRDKAVEFFKSIGEHYKAELIAAIPPGEEVSLYREGDFVDLCRGPHVPSTGKLKHFKLMKVAGAYWRGDAKNEQLQRVYGTAWATKQELDAYLTMLEEAEKRDHRKLGQQLDLFHFQEEAPGAVFWHPHGWRLFQDLISYMRARQEAAGYVEVNTPDVMDRSLWEVSGHWFNYREHMFTTQTEDERVFALKPMNCPGSMLLFKQGVKSYRDLPLRMAEFGKVHRYEPSGALHGLLRVRHFTQDDAHIFCTEEQMEQECKDVVALILDIYKDFGFTDVRIKLSTRPEKRIGSDETWDKLEAALSNALEHMDMRYELFPGEGAFYGPKLEFVLRDAIGRDWQCGTLQVDMNLPERFDIHYVAADNTHRRPVMLHRALFGSLERFAGILIEHHAGALPLWLSPVQAVVMNISEGQADYAANVAQKLRDAGLRVECDLRGEKINYKIREHSLLKRPYLVVVGDKERAAGLVALRARGNQDLGQMSLDQLIDRLQREIRSKGEAA from the coding sequence ATGCCGGTCATTACCCTGCCCGATGGTTCGCAACGCAGCTTTGTTGAGCCGCCCACCGTGGCCGAGGTGGCCGCGTCGATCGGTGCGGGTCTGGCCAAGGCCGCGCTGGCCGGCAAGGTCGACGGCAAGCTGGTCGATACCTCGTATCGCATCGACCATGATGCCCGGCTTGCCATCGTCACCGACAAAGACCCGGAAGGCGTCGAGATCCTCCGTCACTCGACCGCGCATCTGCTCGCCTATGCGTTGAAGGAGCTGATCCCCGAAGCGCAGGTGACGATCGGCCCGGTGATCGAAAACGGCTTCTACTACGACTTCGCCTGCCGGCCGCTGACGCCCGAAGACCTCGTGGCGATCGAAAAGCGCATGACCGAGCTGGCGAAGAAGGATTTTCCCGTCACGCGCGAGGTCTGGCCGCGCGACAAGGCGGTCGAGTTCTTCAAGTCGATCGGCGAGCACTACAAGGCCGAGCTGATCGCGGCGATTCCGCCAGGCGAGGAGGTGTCGCTCTACCGCGAGGGTGATTTCGTCGACCTGTGCCGCGGCCCGCACGTGCCGTCGACCGGCAAGCTCAAACACTTCAAACTGATGAAGGTGGCGGGCGCCTACTGGCGGGGGGACGCAAAGAACGAGCAGCTGCAGCGCGTCTACGGCACGGCCTGGGCGACGAAGCAGGAGCTCGACGCCTATCTGACGATGCTCGAAGAGGCCGAAAAGCGCGATCATCGCAAGCTCGGCCAACAGCTCGATCTGTTCCATTTCCAGGAGGAAGCGCCGGGTGCGGTGTTCTGGCATCCGCATGGCTGGCGGCTGTTCCAAGATCTGATCAGCTACATGCGCGCGCGCCAGGAAGCCGCCGGCTATGTCGAGGTCAATACGCCGGACGTGATGGACCGCAGTCTCTGGGAAGTCTCCGGTCACTGGTTCAACTACCGCGAGCACATGTTTACGACGCAGACCGAGGATGAGCGCGTGTTCGCCCTGAAGCCGATGAACTGCCCGGGCAGCATGCTGCTCTTCAAGCAGGGCGTGAAAAGCTACCGCGATCTGCCGCTGCGCATGGCCGAATTCGGCAAGGTGCATCGTTACGAGCCTTCCGGCGCGCTGCATGGCCTGTTGCGCGTGCGCCATTTCACCCAGGACGACGCCCACATCTTCTGCACCGAAGAGCAGATGGAGCAGGAATGCAAGGATGTGGTCGCGCTGATCCTCGACATCTATAAGGACTTCGGCTTCACCGACGTGCGCATCAAGCTCTCGACCCGGCCCGAGAAGCGCATCGGTTCGGACGAGACCTGGGACAAGCTCGAGGCGGCGCTGTCGAACGCGCTCGAACACATGGACATGCGCTATGAGCTGTTTCCCGGCGAAGGCGCGTTCTATGGTCCGAAGCTGGAATTCGTGCTGCGCGATGCGATCGGCCGCGACTGGCAGTGCGGCACCTTGCAGGTCGACATGAATCTGCCGGAGCGCTTCGACATCCACTACGTGGCCGCCGACAACACGCATCGCCGGCCGGTGATGCTGCATCGCGCGCTGTTCGGTTCGCTGGAGCGCTTCGCCGGCATCCTCATCGAGCACCATGCCGGCGCCCTGCCGCTGTGGCTCTCGCCGGTGCAGGCGGTGGTGATGAACATCTCCGAAGGGCAGGCGGACTATGCCGCGAATGTGGCGCAAAAGCTGCGGGATGCGGGCTTGCGCGTCGAATGCGATTTGCGCGGTGAAAAAATCAACTATAAAATCCGCGAACACAGTTTGTTGAAGCGGCCGTACCTCGTCGTCGTCGGCGACAAGGAAAGGGCTGCCGGGTTGGTCGCCTTGCGTGCTCGAGGCAATCAGGATCTCGGGCAGATGTCTCTTGATCAGTTGATTGACCGTCTGCAGCGGGAAATCCGCAGCAAGGGCGAGGCGGCCTGA